The uncultured Desulfobacter sp. genomic sequence AACAGGGCAATCAAGGCGCCGTTTTTTTTTAAAACCGGTTTCATACATCGCATAACGCAGCCTGACACCGGCCTGATATAAGCTTGCACATCCGGCCAGCACCTGGTCAAAGGATAACGCAGCAAAAGGTCCAGGGGTTTCCATGGTCTGCACTACCCGTTTTTCTATCCGGTCCAGCCAGGATTTAATCAAGAAAGGCCTCCATCCGGCCTAAACAATTATCGATCGCCCCTGCGTTGTCTTTAAAAATTTGCAAGGCATTTTGTCCGATACGCCTGCAATGATCCGGATTGCGGAGCATGTGCTCCAATTCACGGGCCAGGGCTTTTTCGTCATTGACCTGGATACCGCCCTCACCTTGGATAAATAACTGGACCATTTCACGAAAATCCGTCATATGGCTGCCAAATAATACCGGCTTTCCAAACACGGCCGGTTCCAAAAGATTATGCCCGCCCCTGTCCACCAAAGAACCACCCACAAAGGCAAACTCGCAGACAGCATAGGCCTTGGCCAGAACGCCAATGGTGTTAAGAAACATAATATCGACATTTCTTTTATTTTCCAATGGATCCAGGTAGCATGCGACCCTGAATCCTTCCAGGGGCAATTCTCTGAGCAAGACGGGACACCGGCAAGGATCCCGGGGCGCAATGACTAGTTTGAGTGCAGGATCCCTTCGTCTTGCCTGGATAAACGCCCGGATCACCATGGATTCTTCACCGGGATGGGTAGAGCCGGCAATCATGATTCGGTAACCCGGGTGAAATCCCAGATCCCGGGCAAGGCCTGAAATATCTTCCGGTGACAACCCGGGACGAGGCTGGTCAAACTTGATATTGCCGGTAACCTGTATACGGTTTGCGGGCACACCAAGCTGTTCAAAACCCAAGGCATCCTGCCGGGTTTGGGCCATGACACAGGAAAGCTTTGAAAAAAACAATTGAGCCAACGGCCCTATACATCGATACCCCTTTAAGGATTTTGGCGACAAACGGGCATTCACAAGAACCACGGGAATCCCGCGTCGATGCATGACAGACAAAAAACCTGGCCATAGATCCGTTTCCACCAGACAAACAATATCCGGTGAAATGCGCCAAGTAACCCGCATCACTGCAAACCAGAAATCAAAGGGGAAATACCCCACAGCCGAGACCAGGGAGCCTGGCCGCTCCGGTGGCATCAACTCAAGGACACGCTCAAATCCGGTTTTAGTGGATGCTGTAAACACAATGTGGTGTGTCGGATATTTCTTTTTCAAAGCCTGTACCAGGGGCAGACTTGAATTCACTTCACCCACAGACAGGGCGTGCACCCAAATTCTTCGGGTGTTCGCTTCTTTTTTAGGAAGCCGGGTAAAAATCCCTAAGCGTTGCAATAAATTGGCCCGCCGTTTGGCTGAAACCATCCAGATCACAGGTAAAAAAGGCAGGCAGAAAAAAAACACCGCGAAGGTAAAAAGATGATAAAAAACAATCATAAAATCAGCATTATTCCGTTTGAATCAAATAAATACAGCCCAGACATAGAAAAACTATATTGCCCAACCAAGCCGCCACCACCGCCGGCAAAATCTTTGCGTAGCCCAAAGAGGCAGTAAACCCAAAGACAAACCAGTACAAAAAACAAAACCCCATGCCCACGGCAATGCCAACGGGCAGGTTGGTCTTCACAAAACCCCTCATGCCTGTAGCGGCCCCTGTCAACGCCATGATCACACAGATAAAAGGAAATGCCAGCTTACCATACATGTCCACCTTATACGTAGTGGCATCATACCCTTCGGCACTTACTTTTTGGACATACCGTCTAAGCTCGGTATAACTCATCTCATTGGTCTTTTTGGCCATGCGACCAAGATCTTCAGGATTGAGATTCAGGGTGGTGACCTTTCTGGGCTTTATAGCCACACGATAATCATCAATTTTGGGATCATACACTTGTTCAGTCACATCTTCCAGAATCCATTGCCCGTTGTCATAGCCACCTTTTTCCGCATCAATACGCCAAGCAATCTTAAAATTATCCCCCATGGTTGTGCATGTAACGCCGGCCACCGTTTTTTGAACCGGGTCAAAAAAATTAATGTGCACCAGGGTTTTGTCCGAACGGATCCAGATGTCTTTTCGACTGTGAACAACGCCTTTATTTTCAACCATCTCATGGTAGCGGATGTTGTTGGAACGTGCCATTGACAAGGGGATCAAAGTTTCACCCAGCAACACCATCAACAGTGCCAATGCACATCCGACCCAAACAGCCGGCTTGACCAAAAAATAAACGGAGATGCCCGAAGACTTCAACGCAGTAATCTCTTCGTTCCGGTTCATGAGACCAAACACGCAAATAACGGCAAGAAGCAGTCCTGCCGGAGTAAACTGAACAAACATATACGGCATCTTAAGCAGCACATACCAGAGTCCCCGGCCCAAAGAAACATCATATTCAAGCATCCTGTCCATATGCGACAAGTAATCAATGAACACAAACAAGACCATAACCAATGCCTGGATAATAATAAAAATTCGGATAAACTCTTTGAGCCAGTATTTGTGGAGGCATTTGATCATGACTTTGTGGTCCCTTTTCTAAAACGCCCCATAACAGCTGCCGGAATATGTTGTATCCAAAGCGGCAGATGCACGGGCCGCTCTTTGGCATTACGGATTAAAAGAAAAATCCCAGCCCCCCCCATGACCACATTGGGCAGCCACATGCCAATGACAGGCGGATAGCGCCCGGCCTCGCCGCCGGACCAGCCAAAGGCCAGCAGCAGATAGTAAAGCAGAAAAAAACCGATTCCCATGCCCAAACCGTTTGATTTTCTTAAAGAGGAGGACTGAACGCCAAGAGGGAATGCCAACACGCCCAAGGCAAGGCATGCAAATGGAATGGAAAATTTTTCATGCAGCACCAGCCGCGCCTCACTGTCCATTTCAGAATTTTTAAACCCCTTACGGATACGCTGGACCAGCTCATGCAGACTCATTTCATCAAAATCTTTTCTCACTTCTTTGGTCTGACTTCTCTGCATGCCGGCAAGATCGATATTGATGTCATAGTGGCCGAAATTAATACTGGTCACGGAATGATCCTGAACATTGACCTGGTTGATCATGCCGTCATACAGCCGAATAGTGTATACATCCCGGTTTTCCTGACGCACCAGGCGCCCCCGGGGCGCCGTTGAGATGGAAACCATGTCGGCCGTTCGGCGGTCCTCAATGAATACGTCCGTCAAATCCCGGGTGTTCATGTCCACATGGGCCACATAAATCATGATCCCGTCAAGCTGACTGTTGAACTGACGTTCTTGCAGCGCCGCATCAATACTGGATCTGGCAAGCTCTATGGTTTTCACCTTCAAGGCCAGTTTCCCTTTAGGAATCCCATAAACCGTCACCCACATGGTGATTAAAAAGGTAATCATAGTGAACAAGAGAACCGGCGGTAAAAGTTTATACAAAGACATGCCGGCGCCTTTCAGGGCGATGATCTCATTTTCCCCTGACATGCGCATGACGGTCAAAAGCACCGAAACCATAGCTGACATAGGAATGGTAAACTCCATGAAGCGCGGCAGGGTATAAGATATCAAAAGAAAGATATCCATAATACTGGCGTTATAGTTAACCACCATATTTGTGATATCCGGAATACGGGTCATCAAAAACACCGAGGTTAAAAAAAAGGTGCTTATGGCAAAAGGTGGGATAAATTCAAAAAACAAATAGGTATGTATGCGTTTGAAAAGCTTCATCGGCTTGGAAAATAAGAGCTCCCGCTCATTGTGTCAATTAGTATTGTTTGCATTACATTATTTTTCTGGTATGAATCGATATTATGAAAATAGTCATTGTAGCAAACGGCACCCTGTGTCAAACAGACAGGCTTCTATCCCGGATACAACAAGCGGACATGGTTATTGCCGCAGACGGCGGCGCAGTTCACCTTAACCACATGGGCATTGTTCCCCGGATTATCATCGGCGATCTTGATTCCATTCCTGAAAACATCCTTTCAATGTTTAAGGAAAAACAAGTTAAAATCTTAAAGCATCCGGCACGCAAAGACCAGACAGATATGGAATTATGTATGGAATATGCTATGACCCACGGATGTACAGACCTTCTTATTATGGGAGCAACCAGCACCCGCCTTGACCATACCCTGGCAAATATTTTTATTCTGCGCAGACTTGCGGCCCAAGGCATACCAACCACGCTCATTGATGCACATAATGAGATTCATATTGTTGTTTCCCATCTGACACTCACGGGCTGCCCCGGCGACCTGCTATCCGTCATCCCAATATCAGACCATGTGCAAGGATTGACCCTGGAGGGGCTGGAGTACCCATTGACAAATCAAACCCTTTGCATGGGATCAACCATGGGAATCAGCAATGTATTCACACAGGATAAAGCACACATCAGTCTTAAGTCCGGGGCGGTATTGGTCATAAAACCCAAGGAAGAGAGCTGACCTCTGGTCTGTCAGGAGTCCTTTGAGGTTTCCTCTTTATCTTTGCCGGCCTCACCCTTTTCTCCTTCAGCGGGCTCCTCCTTACTTGGTGCTGGCGTATGTTCAATGATAAATTCTTCCACCTTGGCGGCAGAAACGGCAACAACCACATGATCAATGACAACTTCTTTGATCAGCCCGTCCATATAGGGGTTAAGTACGGCTTTGACCTTTTCTTTCTGAACCTTGATGCGATCAAAATCAGAAACATCATCATAGGTCAATGAAGCCAGGTACATGATGGCGGCATCCCTGGCCCTTGGATGAAATTGAGGTACCGGCTGTTCGGGCATCAGCTCCAGAAGTTCCAAATGCATACTCAAACACAGGTAGCGATCCTGAGTGCCGGAAGAATGCTTGTTCAGATTAACGGCATAAGGTGCCATGGTAACAATCGGATTGACTTCCCCCGGGCCGCCTTTTCCCTTTTTCTGAACCGTTTTTTTCCACTCTTGCTTGTGGCCGTTTTCACCCTCAAGAATCATCAAATGTTTGCTGAGTTCAAGTACTTTGTAAAAGGCAGTGCTGTCTTTTTCCCAGACATCGTTTATATCTGAATCCACAACGGTAAAAATAAGCTGCCCTTCATCTAAGTGCCAGGTGCCACTGGCTGTCCCTCTGGAATCAACAATTTTAGAGGTCACATCTGCAATCCTCACCGAAGATTTCCAAGTGCCTTTCATATCAATTGAGGTGAGAATATATGTGCGATTACTGAAGTAGACCCAGTTACCCAGGACCAGCTCGGTATTATCTTTTTCTTTTTCGCCACCGCACCCTGCAATACCGGCAAGGATTATGAAGATGACGGCGCAGACAACAGCCCACCTGCTCAGAAACACATTTCCAACCTGTTGTTCCATGACATTTCCTCGAAAAATTGACATTGGAATACGTTTGATTTTCACTTGTGATTACCTAAGCTACCATGGTCGATGTTACGGGTCAACCAGGACAAAAACCATTGGCTGCTTGCCTCATGCCCGGATAATAGTATACAATAGCATTTTAAAAACTAAAATATCTTAAAATACCCACTTTAATGATTAAGAATCCGGACACAATAAATACAGTATAATCATGGCCGTAACAGAACTAAGCAATCAAAGATGTCAAACCCTTTTGATATCAATTCGTAAAATCATCCAGGCAGTAGACATTCATTCCAGAAAGCTGAATAAAAAATTTGGCCTGACCGGCCCCCAGCTTATTGTACTCCAGGAAATTTCCTCCCATGGCCAGATTTCCATTACCCCGCTATCCCGTGCCACAAGCTTAAGTCAGGCAACAGTAACGGATATTACCAAGCGTCTTGAGACGCGTGGATACATTGCCAGAAAAAAAAGAGAGGATGACAGGCGGGCCGTCAGTCTTTTTCTCACGGAAAAGGGTCAGGATATTATTCAGGATCTGCCACCACTGCTTCAGGAAACATTCACGGAACATTTTTCGGATATTGAAGACTGGGAGCAGATGATGATTATAAGTGCATTTGAGCGGGTGGTTAGCCTGATGGCGGCAGATAAAATAGACGCATCGCCCATCCTGCTTGCAGGCCCCATCCAACAGCCCCCCAATAGTTAAATAGAAAGTCTTTCAAGGCGTAGTGGATGGTATGTACTCAAAAAAAACTAAAAAGGCGTCTTTTGTTTTCCTAAAAACAAAAGACGCCTTTTTTGAAATAACACAAATAGATACGTTTTTTTAACTTATCCGCAAGATCCTGAACATCCCCCACAGTTGCCGCCCTGCCCCAGATCAAGACTCGAATCAAGGCTAAACCCCATACCGTTAAAGTCTATTTTAATCATTTGTGCTTTTTCCATAAACTCTTTGTCTACCAGAAATTTTAACCCTTTGATGTCAAAAAGGTCGTCGCTATCTTTAGGCTCATCCAGAGCCATTGCTAAAGACGGGCCCGCTCAGCCGCCGGAGTTAAGAAAAATCCGGATGGGGGACGGCTCATTCCCCTGAAAATAATTGTCGATCTGCGTTTTTGCAGCATCTGTAAGTTCAATCATTGAAAAGACTCCTTTTATTCAGTATATAAACTCCAGGCCTTGGCCTGGTATAAACCTAAGTTTAACCATGCATTATTATGTGTCAATGTCAAGATCTTGCCTTTTTGATTCATTTGTAACATATTGAAGTTTTGTTATCCTTGCTTTACACGTCGATTTATTTATGAACTCACCAGTGATGAAACTGTCTGTCCCCTTTATTCCGGATGAAGGCTATGCCCGATTTCTCACCCGACATGCATCAAGCCTGTCTTCCATATACTTTCCATTGCCGTCAGGACCTGTAACCGATGCAAGGGTGCGCATAGGTGAAGACCTTGCCGCTGAGACCCGCGATCTGTGCGCCACCCTGTCCTTGGTAAAGGCAATTGATAAATATGTTTTAATGAACACCCGGTTCATGCTCCCCAATGTTTATACGAACAATACGCTTTTGTCCGGCATACTCAACGATATTGAACACCTTGACAAAAATATCGGTATAAAAGGCATCGTACTTTCAGATATGTATCTGTTGCGCGCCCTTGACCAGACAGGACATGCAATTGTTCCTCGTCTTGAACTGGTACCAGGGATAAACACCATGCTGGACAGCCCTGGCAAATTATTCTCTTTTTTTGAACTGCTTGCCTTTTCCCGTTTTAAAAAACCAGCCCGTATCGTACCGGACCGCGCTTTAAACAGAACTCCTGAAAAGTTAGCCGTTTTGTCAAAAGCTGCCCAAAATTACGCCCCGGACATACGCATTGAACTTTTAGCCAATGAGGGCTGCATTTACCAATGCCCGTTCAAGCTCAGCCATGATGCCCATATATCTCTTTCAAATACCGGGCTTGCCAGTGAAACCACATTTCAAATGAATCAAAATCTGGGATGCCAGGCCTATTTCAACTTTCGCCCCCATGCGTTTTTAAAATCCCCTTTTATCCGCCCCGAGGACATTCACCATTATCAGGGAATTGCCTACGGGATAAAGCTTTGCGGCCGTACCCGGGGCGTAAAGTTTTTAAAAAGGTGTATCAGCGCCTATGTTAAAGAGTATTTTGACGGCAACCTTCTTGACCTGATGGATACACCGGAAATACTTGCCCGGCAATGGCACATAGACAATACCCGTTTAGGGACTCAGTTTTTCACCAGTCTTACCTCCTGTACAAAAATGTGCAAACCATGTAAGATATGTTCCAAAATATTCAACCAGGCTTCCTGGAAAAAAGACATAACTTTCAAATCTTATAAGGACTTCCAATGAAAATCCTTGTCACCGGTGGTGCCGGATATATCGGCAGTCACACCTGCGTCGAATTGCTTAACCAGGGACATGAAGTAGTGGTCCTGGACAATCTTGTCAACTCGTCTGCCAAGGCCCTGGACCGGGTCAGAAACATTACGGGAAAAGCGTTATCGTTTTTCCAAACGGATTTGCTGGATGAAGCCGCCACCCACGAAGTGTTCAATGCTCATGAAGATATTGAAGCCGTCATCCATTTTGCCGGGCTTAAAGCTGTGGGAGAATCCGTTTCACAGCCCCTGCGCTATTACCACAACAATATCACCGGCACTTTGAACCTGATAGCAGCCATGGAAAACGCAGGTGTTACGGCCATTGTATTTTCATCATCGGCCACGGTTTACGGCAACCCGGCGCATCTTCCCATCACCGAAGACTTCCCGTTGTCCGTAACCAACCCTTACGGCAGAACCAAACTGATGATTGAAGAAATTTTGTCTGATCTATATACAGCCGATCCCAAATGGCACATCACCCTGCTGCGATATTTCAACCCGGTAGGGGCCCATCCGTCCGGAGAAATTGGCGAAGATCCCAGGGACATTCCCAACAATCTGATGCCTTATGTTGCCCAGGTCGCCATCGGGCAGTTACCCCGGGTCAATGTTTTCGGCAATGACTACGAGACTCCGGACGGCACAGGTGTCCGGGATTTTATCCATGTCACCGACCTTGCCAAAGGACATATCAGCTGCCTTCAAAAGCTAATGGAAAACCCTGGTGTGGGAATTTACAACCTTGGCACCGGTCGGGGGTATTCCGTCATTGAAATGATTAAAGGATTTGAAAAAGCCTGCGGGCACAACATTCCTTACGAGATAGCTCCTCGCCGGCCGGGTGACATTGCCGCATGCTGGGCAGACCCGTCTAAAGCCGAGCGGGAACTTGGCTGGAAAGCCACCCTGGACATGGATGATATGTGCAAAGATGCCTGGCGCTGGCAGCAGAAAAACCCAAAAGGATATGATTCATAAGGAGGTCGTATGACTTCATTGATTACTAAATTTGAAGGCATTATCAAGACAGGTAGAATGCATTCAGATACCCTGCTGCAGATTTTAAACCTTGATGAAGATCAACAACAGGCGGTGGTTGAACAACTTGCCTTGGCCCAGGATAATGTTGCCTATGATATTTTATCATTTCTTATGAACACCATGGGCCCCACCCACCCTCTTCGCTCGCGTCTGTATCAACTCACCATGGACAGAGCACATATGAATTTTAAATTTGCAATGATCCTGATTAACCACACCAATCCTGCCCAACCCGGCGCCATCACGTATTTAATCAGGCACATCCTGCGCAAAGAAACCAACAAAAACTTGCTAAAGGACATTTTCCGGGCCGCAGGCCGCCTTGGCATGGAATTTCTTGTTGATGATCTGGCTGAATTTGTTTTTTACGATGATCTTGAACTACGTAAAGAAGCGATTATTGCCATGGAACGTATCGGAACCAGTAAAGCCATACAGCGTTTGGAGCAAATTGAACAGACGGACAAATGTGGTCCGGATATCCTGGAAACCCTGGCTTTTCTAAAAAGCAAACGAAAAGTAACTCCGGCACCCCAGTCCTCGAAAAAGGCAAAACCGTCCCCCCCAAAAAAACCTTATAGGCAAACCCATCAGGCTAAGTCGGAACCACTGTGTCAGGAGCCTGAAGATCCCAATTTACGGTTGCTGGTCTCCCCCAAAATTGAAGACCGCTTCAATGCATTTGAATACTATGGAGACAAAGGGCCTGAAGTTGCAGATGCCCTGCATGACAACCTTGAAAACCAAACACCAGATCTGATCGTGAACCTGTTAAGGCTTGTTGCAAGGACTATTCCCCAAGAATCTTTGGGCGATCTTTTAACCCTTACCGAAAGAAAAGACCTTAATAATGCGATTCGTTTTTCTTTGTATACGGCCCTGTCACATTACCCCGAATTAGAATCAACAGCGCCTATTGTAAAGGCGGTTACAGATCCGGTGATCTTTGTAAGCATGGCAGCCATCAGGGCCTTGGACACCCATTGTTCGGATTATGTGGTTGCCGAAATCAGAAAAAAAATTGAATTCGGCACCAAAGTTGGCGAAATGCTGGCCACGACCATTTTAGATACCTGCGTGCCCCAGCTCATTGAGGCATTGATGCCCTCGGATACGTTTTCATATATCAGTTCAAATTACCTGGAATCATCTGCACCGGCCAAGGTAATTGACACCTGGGTCACCATTCTTGAAAAACGGAAACGAACCTCAACCGCTAAAAAATTTGCCCGGATAAGGGATAAACGAAACCAAACGGACCGCCCGGCATTTGTCGTTATTCATCAATCACCTACCTATCTGGATGTTTTTTCCAGGCTCATTCATGGATGCGGATTCTGTGCCCAAACGTTTTTGGGTCCCCAGGAGGCATTCGAATTCATTGTAAGTAAAAAACCGGCTGGAATCATAACAGATTTTTTTATCAGGCAGATGCGGGTCAACGATCTTGCAAGGGAAATCAGAGAATTTTATTCTAAAGAAGAAGTTCCGCTCATCGTAAGTTCTCTTCAAAGGCATTTGGATAAAAAAAATTTAGCGTCAATGTTCCAAAAATGCGGCATTAACGGATTCTGGGAATTTCCACCAAAAACCAGCCAGATCAAATCCCTGGCCGGGGGGAAATAGTCAGGTTTAGGTGTTACAATAGCCCGGCCTCATTCTCATCCTGGCGCCACTCCTCCAGGTATTCATGAATAAATGCGGTTTTTGCGTTCCCCCGAGGTGTCAGCCATACATAACCCATACAATCCAGCTGCCGTTCCAGCAGACTGAAAAAAGCCTGTTCAATACCGGATTTATCCTCGACAAGCCCCATACTCAGGCACTCATCCACCACAGCCCGGGTAAGCTGACCTTCAGGCAGGAACCCGTCGCAGACCATGGTATTCCAGGATTCGGGAAAATGGAGAATCTTCCAGGCACAAATATCATCGGGACGCAGAATACTTTTATTATTCGGATTGAACGGTGCCTGAACAAAGGACATCTTCATGCGGGAGTACTGCATTAGCTCCTTGATAACGGCTTGTTGATCCTGTCCGAATATCCACTCTTCAGGCGCCAGCAATACAGGAGGATATTCCTTGCTTGTCAGTGCGTATCTAAAAGGTCCTTGTTTTTCCCAGAAGGCCTTAAAATCCTTTACATTGGGCAGAATTTTTCTTACACATGCCGTCGTCATTGCTGATTATCCATCTCATATTAAAAGTTACAATTTAAGATTTCCTGTTTTAGACGCTCTGCATCATTAACAACCTTAATAACGGTAAATGTCCGGCGAATCAAGACAAGGATGATATCCGATTTAAAAACCTACAGAATCGCTTGGCGACGATAGACAACAGCCTGACACTGCAACCAATAGTTTCAACGTTATTCATTTTTCCAAACCGATATCCCCTGAATAACAGCCAAAATACCTTGCGATTTTCGGCTTATGAAGGTAATCTTAACCAATCGTTTCCAGATTTGAATCCCTACATAACCCTATCAACAAATGGACGGAAAAAAATATGGGCACTAAAAAAGAGACTGAAATATTCAAAAAAGGAATCTGGATAAAAGAGCTGCAGGGTATTTTGACCGTGGGCTCTCTGGATAAAAAAAACAAGGATATTATGATCGTACCGGATGAATTAAGTGCCAAGCTCCAGAACTTTGAATCAGATATGATTGACGCGCTTTATGGTGAAAGCCGAAAACCGTTCCAGGCCGACATACTTGATATTGAACATCTATTCAAGCAGCTTGAAAAACGGTTTAAGGATGAACGTCTGCACTTATCCTTTGACAAGTCGGACGAAAATCCTTTTATATGTGACTTTGATCCGGTTTTTGCTTTATTTGAAAAACTGATCCTAAGCTCCTTAGCTCGCAATTCAAAGCCTCTCATTTATATTAATGCATCACTTGTCCAAAATCATCTGTGCATCATTTACCGGGACTCAAAATCAGTCTCAAGTCCGTCAGATTTAGGGCCTGACTTTTTTCTGATAAAAAACCGCCTGGGTGCCAATGTAGAGTTTAACAAGGCAGATCAACAAGGAGGCTACTACGACATAACCATTCCTTCGGCTAACTGCTGATCCTGTCTGATGCGGAAAGGCGGTTTATCTTGACATTATGAAACATTTTCCATTTAAAGTTGTTATATTCTGCCTCGTCATCACCCCGATTTTGTATACGGTCACCCTTGCCGGATGCCGGGACTACCTGGAAAAAAAATACCGTTTAAAAATAGAAAATGAGTTCATTGGAAATTCCAATGAACTATTAAACGGTTCAGTACACATTGAAGACCGGATAGCAAAGAATATCCAGACCATTTTAAACCGGGACGTCCTGATCCGCATAGCTAAACTTGACCTTGAAGTACAGGTGACCGAAGGCCGGGGGAGAATCATCTATCCCACTTATGTAGGAGCGGACGAATTTCAGGAAGATTCACTGGGCTATTACGATGCCCAGGCCGTTGCAGATAAAAACTTTGCAATTCTTAATTCCGAACTTAAGGTTCATACCGTTCTGCATTTGGATCATGGATCATTTCTTGCGAACCTAATCTTTGCCGTTTACTCCGGTATTTCAATTTTAATCTTTTTTGTATTTTATAGACAGGGTATAAAAAAAGCGAAGCAAGAAAGGGACATTAAAAACGCTTTGATCCAGGATTTAAAACAAAACTTAGAAAAAAATGAGATGCGCCATGAACAGTTGGAGGAAGATCTTAAACGGGAACGGGCGGAACTATTCAAAAATATAAAGCAATTAGATCAAAAATACCAGTTGGAACAAAAAAAAGCAAAAACAAATGAAGATGAAATGTTTAACGAAATCATCGCCCTTGAAGACCAGCTTAACACATATATCGAATTAAAGGAGCGGCGGGACGTTGAGATAGACGAGCTCAAATCAAATCTTGAAAAGTATGAACGAAGAAAAAGTACGGGAAACTCCAGAAGGGGGGAGTTCGATTTTATATCCAAACGCTTCAAGACCCTGTACAAGCACATTGAAATGAGCCGAAAAGCGTTAGACGGATTTAGAAACCTCACCGAAGACCAGCAGATCAAGGCCGAAGAGACAATTCACCAGCTGGATCGGGATCCGGCATCGGTCATTGTGAAAAGAAAGGTGTTTTCCGGCAAAAAACATAAAGCCACCTGTTTTGAAATATTGTTTGCATATAACGGCAGGCTTTATTTCATGAATCATCCAAACAAAACAGAGGTGGTGGTGATAGGAACAAAACAGAGCCAAACCAAGGATATGGAATATCTCCATAATTTATAAATGTACAATGAATTTTACAATCTCAAGTGCTCACCCTTTAAGATCAGTTGTGATCCTGCATTCATGTGGTTCGGGGAAAAACACCAGGAAGCCCTTGCCACGCTTAAGTATGGCATCCTGGACAACAAGGGATTCTTGCTGTTAACCGGGGATGTGGGTACAGGCAAAACTTCCCTGATAAACGCATTACTCCAAAGCTTAGAACAA encodes the following:
- the galE gene encoding UDP-glucose 4-epimerase GalE — encoded protein: MKILVTGGAGYIGSHTCVELLNQGHEVVVLDNLVNSSAKALDRVRNITGKALSFFQTDLLDEAATHEVFNAHEDIEAVIHFAGLKAVGESVSQPLRYYHNNITGTLNLIAAMENAGVTAIVFSSSATVYGNPAHLPITEDFPLSVTNPYGRTKLMIEEILSDLYTADPKWHITLLRYFNPVGAHPSGEIGEDPRDIPNNLMPYVAQVAIGQLPRVNVFGNDYETPDGTGVRDFIHVTDLAKGHISCLQKLMENPGVGIYNLGTGRGYSVIEMIKGFEKACGHNIPYEIAPRRPGDIAACWADPSKAERELGWKATLDMDDMCKDAWRWQQKNPKGYDS